In the genome of Microbacterium endophyticum, one region contains:
- a CDS encoding family 43 glycosylhydrolase, giving the protein MHRSRTPLARPFSRNRALRFTAGAAIATLALSGIVPAAAVAADDGLVAHYALDETEGTVAHDSSGAGKDGTIVGSPALAAGEGIRLDGVDDYVKLPNNLLEGLDSITISMDVLIASDQATPYFIYGLGTPATSDSGDGYLFATGNNYRTTISPNNWRGEKNTTNSTALARGVWKSIAYTLDSATQTGTLYLDGVQVGQTTGIETTPASLGGGVTTSNNIGKSNYAADKLLKGNVRDFRIYDSALAAADVSALALTPAERVAGDLSLIDLGDLSNVTSNLTLPTSSRYGSTVTWSSSNDVVVSNTGRVARPSRGDGDATVTLTATAKSGDVTDTRTFEVTVPENRDATEGERQADLDALAIANADDIRGNITLVDTGAVNGTEITWTANPENIISTSANGDIAAGVVTRGGSDQAVALTAHSGTLSRTFDVTVRAAQGADENAAYLFTYFNGEGGPAGESVRLAVSEGTDALDWHDLKDGAAVLSSDKGTGGVRDPFIIRSAEGDRFYLLATDLNTESVNFAQAQTNGSRYLEIWESTDLVNWSDQRHVEVSSEFAGNTWAPEAFYDESRGEYLVYWASNLYESASVDGRNNTDSYNRIMYATTRDFVSFSEPQVWIDSERREGGYGMIDSSVIKSGDTYFRFTKEEGPMNVLLQKSNDLRATIIHDGIGTAFSTTDDVNQWSLVTENIGVGQSYANPTGAISTYTNGEGPTVFPSIDNPDQWYLFIDQPSYHGGQGYAAMTSADQGKTWTVMDSSGLPDSPRHGTVMPITRAEYDRLATAYQPELLVTAVENSTVEVPVGGPAAVSLPETVTATFGNDGGRTEEVEVSWETPDFSALGAVGDIVTVQGWMDNGSATPATVTFVAAADPAASDFSIDTARAGIRPGETEQVAFTVAGSGAIPAVEWTTSDDTVATVSNSGLVTAVAEGDVTITATAGLARETTTLRVAATPADLQLWYDFDSVPETGNGATVADLSGNGRDGTINGAGAATVTGSNGDGRALDLPGGTSTSGAAWVGLPTGIIDADQEDITYSAWLKPDNARNCEWNISLGESRSRNSYLFDSGLCGGDSRAGVKAGATETLARSAKLATGNWTHLAIVLDGGSKITAYVNGTAVSSANTAVVASALAAVASPNGGAIGRSPYNGDPFYGGAVDDVRVYGSALTATQVASVMEGVLDPTAADADTEWVTRTAAAVKGLPFAGENSDVTGNILLPETLAEIQGLDAEDGAETVKIEWSSSDTAAISETDMPSGTSTGGEPDVIAKGRVTRASADKNVTLTATITRGGATEVVEIPVTVKAKLADQEYEGYAFAYFTGNTLAGEKIYMAASDGNDALSWSELNDGQPVLESEYGTKGLRDPFVIRSPEGDKFYLIATDLSIGGGTSWDASQRSGSRYLEVWESTDLINWSEQRHVRVSPDEAGNTWAPEAYYDESIGEYVVFWASKLYDSADTNHTGSTYNRMMYATTRDFVTFSEPQIWQDGTSRIDSTVLEVDDVYYRFTKDEGAGTTGCSDIIQESSESLRAPLNEWTMTDSCIGRDAGTQAVEGPSIFKANEGDVNGDGYYLFVDEYGGRGYIPLHSDDIANPDWKVPASFDLPASPRHGTVVPVTAAELEALSELKAQGPDPVESNEDGEILRYDFTDGEGTTLHDSSGNGYDATIAGGTWTADDSLSLNGTSGQYVDLPDNILSGVEDVTVETEVWIDPTQSGNYFIYNVGNTDSGGVGNGYFFATGDSTYRSSIASGNWSTEQTVNSGTKLERGRWAHLTYTLEGTTARLYLDGIQVAEKTGVTLDPGDIGGGATTANYLGRSAYNADNRLKGQLREFAIYDRALSAGEVLAQSGNASALVDITLEDADALKVAPIIDSTAHTVVFPVKPGTDVTALTPVFASGDGATVAPASGTTVDLSSPVTYTLTAEGGEVTEWTMSALVMASPVLPGYYADPNIAVFGGTYYIYATTDGYSGWGGKDFYVWSSTDLVEWTRSAAPILTLDSEDGNVPWASGNAWAPTITEKDGKYYFYFSGHNDDYGRKTIGVAIADSPDGPFTAQPEAMVLNNETVTSGQAIDPAAFLDPVSGDYYLFWGNGSPVYAKLSDDMTSLEPGTISRINGLTDFREGAFVNYRDGLYHLTYSIDDTGSENYRVGYATATSIDGPWTYRGVILQKDLSLGIKGTGHSSIINVPGTDDWYIAYHRFGMPGGDGTHRETTIDKLTIGEDGLFQTVTPTLTSVAAQTVEDTNPLTVAITGDTKVGETLSIDINEEWTAAGIQWTRNGSAVAGATAATYELTDADVDATIGVQVTGAKALWPGMTVEAEVGPIVGSGTVTPEPTTEPTDPTDAGADWADVSLSGGGSVEQGGTLRVSVTGLAPGQQIGATLRSEPIVVTGIPAADASGSVYFEVPIPSDFALGAHRLIITSPGYDDLVIGVSVVAPGVLAVTGAQVPLGILLAAIMLLVIGGMIAVTRRRRMV; this is encoded by the coding sequence ATGCACCGTTCTCGCACGCCTTTAGCGCGCCCATTTTCCCGAAATAGGGCTCTGAGATTCACCGCGGGGGCGGCAATCGCCACCCTCGCCCTGTCGGGCATCGTGCCCGCCGCCGCAGTCGCAGCGGACGATGGCCTCGTCGCGCATTACGCGCTCGATGAGACCGAAGGCACCGTCGCGCACGACAGCTCGGGCGCCGGAAAAGACGGCACGATCGTCGGTAGCCCGGCGCTGGCCGCGGGTGAAGGCATTCGCCTCGATGGCGTCGATGACTACGTGAAACTGCCGAACAACCTGCTCGAAGGCCTCGACTCGATCACGATCAGCATGGACGTGCTGATCGCGAGCGACCAGGCAACCCCGTACTTCATTTATGGGCTCGGTACCCCGGCCACGAGCGACTCGGGCGACGGCTACCTGTTCGCCACCGGAAACAACTACCGCACCACGATTTCTCCCAATAACTGGCGCGGTGAAAAGAACACCACCAATTCGACAGCTCTCGCACGCGGCGTGTGGAAGAGCATCGCCTACACGCTCGACAGCGCAACGCAGACGGGCACCCTGTACCTCGACGGCGTGCAGGTTGGCCAGACAACAGGCATCGAGACGACACCCGCAAGCCTCGGCGGTGGTGTGACGACCTCGAACAACATCGGCAAGTCGAACTACGCCGCCGACAAACTGCTCAAGGGCAACGTGCGCGACTTCCGCATTTACGACTCGGCACTCGCCGCCGCCGATGTCTCGGCACTCGCGCTGACACCTGCTGAACGCGTTGCCGGTGATCTCAGCCTCATCGACCTCGGCGACCTGTCGAACGTTACGAGCAACCTGACGCTTCCGACGTCGAGCCGCTACGGCTCCACGGTCACCTGGAGCTCAAGCAACGACGTCGTCGTGAGTAACACCGGCCGCGTCGCACGCCCGAGCCGCGGTGACGGTGATGCCACCGTCACGCTGACGGCGACCGCAAAATCGGGGGATGTCACCGACACCCGCACATTCGAGGTGACGGTGCCTGAAAATCGGGACGCCACCGAAGGGGAGCGCCAAGCCGATCTCGACGCGCTCGCGATTGCGAACGCTGACGATATCCGTGGCAACATCACCCTCGTTGACACCGGAGCTGTCAATGGCACGGAAATCACGTGGACGGCAAACCCCGAGAACATCATCTCCACCAGCGCCAACGGCGACATCGCCGCCGGTGTGGTCACGCGCGGCGGGAGCGACCAGGCTGTCGCGCTCACCGCTCACAGCGGCACACTCTCGCGCACGTTCGACGTGACGGTACGTGCAGCGCAGGGTGCCGACGAAAACGCCGCGTACCTCTTCACCTACTTCAACGGTGAGGGTGGGCCGGCCGGCGAATCAGTACGACTCGCTGTCAGCGAAGGAACCGACGCTCTCGACTGGCATGACCTCAAGGACGGCGCCGCAGTACTGTCGTCTGATAAAGGCACCGGAGGAGTACGCGACCCGTTCATCATCCGCTCGGCTGAGGGCGACCGCTTCTACCTGCTCGCCACGGACCTCAACACCGAGAGCGTCAACTTCGCGCAAGCGCAGACGAACGGCAGCCGTTACCTCGAAATCTGGGAATCCACCGACCTCGTGAACTGGTCTGATCAGCGTCACGTCGAGGTATCGAGCGAATTCGCCGGGAACACCTGGGCCCCTGAAGCGTTCTACGACGAATCACGCGGCGAATACCTCGTTTACTGGGCCTCTAACCTGTACGAATCAGCCAGCGTCGACGGCCGCAACAACACCGATTCGTATAACCGCATCATGTACGCAACGACGCGTGACTTCGTCTCGTTCAGCGAGCCCCAGGTTTGGATCGACTCCGAGCGTCGCGAAGGCGGCTACGGCATGATCGACTCGTCGGTCATCAAGAGTGGCGACACCTACTTCCGCTTCACGAAGGAAGAAGGGCCGATGAACGTGCTGCTACAGAAGTCGAACGACCTGCGCGCCACGATCATCCACGACGGCATCGGGACGGCATTCAGCACGACCGATGATGTGAACCAGTGGAGCCTCGTTACCGAGAATATTGGTGTCGGACAGTCGTACGCCAACCCCACCGGTGCGATCTCGACCTACACGAACGGTGAAGGCCCCACAGTCTTCCCCTCGATCGACAACCCCGACCAGTGGTACCTCTTTATCGACCAGCCGAGCTACCACGGTGGTCAGGGTTACGCAGCGATGACCTCCGCCGACCAGGGGAAAACCTGGACTGTAATGGACTCCTCGGGGCTCCCCGACTCGCCGCGTCACGGCACAGTGATGCCTATCACGCGTGCCGAATACGACCGGCTCGCTACCGCCTACCAGCCCGAGTTGCTCGTCACAGCTGTTGAAAACAGCACGGTCGAAGTTCCCGTCGGTGGCCCCGCAGCCGTATCGCTTCCCGAAACCGTGACAGCAACATTCGGAAACGACGGCGGCCGCACCGAAGAGGTCGAGGTCTCATGGGAAACCCCCGACTTCTCGGCCCTTGGCGCTGTCGGCGACATCGTCACGGTGCAGGGCTGGATGGACAACGGCTCAGCTACCCCCGCCACGGTGACCTTCGTTGCAGCGGCTGACCCCGCGGCATCCGACTTCAGCATCGACACCGCACGCGCCGGCATTCGCCCGGGCGAGACCGAGCAGGTGGCGTTCACAGTCGCCGGCTCCGGTGCGATCCCGGCGGTCGAATGGACGACCTCAGACGACACCGTCGCGACAGTCTCAAACTCGGGGCTCGTCACGGCAGTCGCCGAGGGCGACGTGACGATCACCGCCACGGCAGGCCTCGCACGCGAGACCACCACGCTTCGCGTCGCAGCGACTCCCGCTGACCTGCAGCTCTGGTACGACTTCGACAGCGTGCCCGAAACCGGTAACGGCGCAACAGTGGCCGATCTTTCGGGTAACGGCCGCGACGGCACCATCAACGGTGCGGGAGCAGCGACAGTGACCGGATCGAACGGTGACGGACGCGCACTCGACCTGCCCGGTGGCACCTCAACGTCAGGTGCGGCATGGGTGGGGCTGCCGACCGGTATCATCGACGCCGATCAGGAAGACATCACGTACTCGGCCTGGTTGAAGCCCGACAACGCACGAAACTGCGAGTGGAACATCTCACTCGGCGAATCGCGTTCGCGAAACTCCTACCTGTTCGACAGCGGACTCTGCGGCGGTGACTCTCGAGCCGGCGTGAAAGCCGGAGCGACCGAGACACTCGCGCGCTCAGCGAAACTGGCCACGGGTAACTGGACGCACCTGGCCATCGTGCTCGACGGCGGATCGAAGATTACCGCGTACGTCAACGGCACCGCGGTATCTTCGGCCAACACCGCTGTCGTGGCTTCGGCGCTCGCCGCAGTCGCCTCGCCCAACGGCGGTGCAATCGGCCGTTCACCTTACAACGGCGACCCGTTCTACGGCGGTGCAGTCGACGATGTGCGCGTCTACGGCTCAGCGCTGACGGCAACTCAGGTCGCATCGGTCATGGAGGGCGTACTCGACCCGACAGCTGCCGACGCCGACACCGAGTGGGTCACCCGAACTGCTGCGGCAGTGAAGGGATTGCCCTTCGCAGGTGAGAACAGCGACGTCACCGGCAACATCCTGCTGCCCGAGACGCTCGCCGAAATTCAGGGTCTCGATGCCGAAGACGGCGCCGAGACCGTGAAGATCGAATGGTCGTCATCTGACACAGCTGCCATCTCGGAAACCGACATGCCCTCGGGGACGTCGACGGGTGGCGAACCCGATGTGATCGCCAAGGGACGCGTCACGCGGGCCTCGGCCGATAAGAACGTGACTCTCACCGCCACCATCACGCGTGGCGGCGCCACCGAGGTGGTCGAGATTCCCGTCACGGTAAAGGCCAAGCTCGCCGACCAGGAATACGAGGGCTACGCCTTCGCGTACTTCACCGGCAACACCCTCGCGGGTGAGAAGATCTACATGGCTGCCAGTGACGGAAACGACGCTCTCTCTTGGAGCGAACTCAACGACGGGCAGCCCGTACTCGAGTCCGAATACGGCACCAAGGGCCTCCGTGACCCGTTCGTCATCCGTTCTCCTGAGGGCGACAAGTTCTACCTGATCGCCACCGACCTCTCGATCGGTGGGGGAACGTCATGGGATGCCTCGCAGCGAAGTGGCTCGCGCTACCTCGAGGTGTGGGAATCCACCGACCTCATCAACTGGTCTGAGCAGCGTCACGTACGTGTCTCGCCCGATGAGGCCGGAAACACGTGGGCGCCGGAGGCCTACTACGATGAATCCATCGGTGAGTACGTCGTGTTCTGGGCATCGAAGCTGTATGACTCAGCCGACACGAACCACACCGGAAGCACCTACAACCGGATGATGTACGCCACGACTCGTGACTTCGTGACGTTCAGCGAACCGCAGATCTGGCAGGACGGTACGAGCCGCATCGACTCGACAGTGCTCGAAGTCGACGATGTCTACTACCGCTTCACGAAGGACGAGGGCGCCGGAACCACCGGTTGCAGCGACATCATCCAGGAGTCGTCAGAAAGCCTGCGAGCACCGCTCAACGAATGGACGATGACCGACTCTTGCATTGGTCGCGATGCCGGAACTCAGGCAGTTGAAGGTCCCTCGATCTTCAAGGCCAACGAGGGCGACGTAAACGGCGACGGTTACTACCTCTTCGTCGACGAGTACGGCGGACGCGGCTACATTCCGCTGCACTCCGACGACATCGCCAACCCGGACTGGAAGGTTCCTGCAAGCTTCGATCTACCCGCAAGCCCCCGCCACGGCACGGTAGTCCCGGTCACCGCCGCGGAGCTTGAGGCACTGTCGGAGCTCAAGGCTCAGGGCCCCGATCCCGTCGAGTCGAACGAAGACGGCGAGATTCTGCGCTATGACTTCACCGACGGTGAGGGCACGACGCTTCACGACAGTTCGGGCAACGGATACGACGCCACGATCGCTGGTGGAACCTGGACGGCTGACGACTCGCTCAGCCTGAACGGTACGTCGGGTCAGTACGTCGATCTGCCCGACAACATCCTCAGCGGCGTCGAAGACGTCACCGTGGAGACCGAAGTCTGGATCGACCCGACGCAGTCCGGCAACTACTTCATCTACAACGTGGGTAACACCGACTCCGGCGGCGTCGGAAACGGCTACTTCTTCGCAACGGGAGACAGCACATACCGATCGAGTATCGCGTCGGGTAACTGGTCCACTGAGCAAACCGTCAACTCAGGCACAAAACTCGAGCGCGGCCGGTGGGCACACCTGACGTACACGCTCGAAGGCACCACCGCACGTCTATACCTCGACGGCATCCAGGTCGCGGAAAAGACCGGGGTCACTCTCGACCCGGGCGACATCGGTGGCGGCGCGACCACGGCGAACTACCTCGGTCGCTCGGCGTACAACGCCGACAACCGCTTGAAGGGTCAGTTGCGAGAGTTCGCGATCTACGATCGGGCGCTCAGCGCAGGCGAGGTGCTGGCGCAGTCGGGTAACGCCTCGGCGCTCGTCGACATCACGCTCGAAGATGCCGATGCCCTCAAGGTCGCACCGATCATCGACAGCACGGCCCACACGGTCGTCTTCCCCGTGAAGCCGGGAACCGACGTGACGGCACTGACCCCGGTGTTCGCATCGGGCGATGGCGCAACGGTTGCTCCGGCATCCGGTACGACTGTCGACCTCTCTTCTCCCGTGACGTACACGCTCACGGCAGAAGGTGGCGAAGTAACCGAGTGGACGATGTCGGCACTGGTCATGGCAAGCCCCGTCTTGCCTGGCTACTACGCCGACCCGAACATCGCGGTCTTCGGTGGCACGTACTACATCTACGCAACAACCGACGGTTACTCCGGCTGGGGCGGAAAGGACTTCTATGTGTGGAGTTCGACCGACCTCGTCGAGTGGACACGCTCCGCAGCGCCGATCCTGACGCTCGACAGCGAAGACGGCAACGTGCCGTGGGCCAGCGGCAACGCGTGGGCGCCGACGATCACTGAAAAAGATGGAAAGTACTACTTCTACTTCAGCGGTCACAACGACGACTACGGCCGGAAGACGATCGGTGTTGCCATCGCCGATAGCCCCGATGGTCCGTTCACGGCGCAGCCAGAGGCGATGGTTCTCAACAACGAGACGGTCACGTCGGGTCAAGCAATTGATCCTGCTGCCTTCCTCGACCCGGTATCGGGCGACTACTACCTCTTCTGGGGCAACGGTTCGCCCGTGTACGCCAAGCTCAGCGACGACATGACGTCGCTCGAGCCCGGCACGATCTCACGGATCAACGGTCTGACCGACTTCCGTGAGGGTGCTTTCGTCAACTACCGAGATGGTCTGTACCACTTGACCTACTCGATCGATGACACCGGTTCGGAGAACTACCGAGTGGGCTACGCGACAGCGACAAGCATCGACGGCCCCTGGACCTATCGCGGAGTGATCTTGCAGAAAGACCTCTCGCTCGGCATCAAGGGCACCGGTCACAGCTCGATCATCAACGTGCCGGGAACCGACGACTGGTACATCGCGTACCACCGCTTCGGAATGCCCGGTGGCGATGGCACCCACCGTGAGACGACGATCGACAAGCTGACGATCGGCGAAGACGGACTCTTCCAGACGGTGACCCCGACGCTCACGAGCGTTGCGGCACAGACAGTGGAAGACACCAATCCGCTCACGGTTGCCATCACTGGTGACACCAAGGTCGGCGAGACGCTCAGCATCGACATCAACGAGGAATGGACGGCAGCCGGCATCCAGTGGACCCGCAACGGATCCGCCGTAGCGGGCGCAACAGCTGCCACCTACGAACTCACTGACGCCGATGTCGACGCCACGATCGGTGTGCAGGTGACGGGTGCGAAGGCACTCTGGCCCGGTATGACCGTCGAAGCCGAGGTCGGACCGATCGTCGGCAGCGGCACAGTCACTCCGGAGCCGACGACAGAGCCGACGGATCCAACCGACGCGGGAGCTGACTGGGCTGATGTGTCGCTGTCTGGTGGCGGTTCTGTCGAACAGGGCGGAACGCTGCGGGTCTCGGTGACGGGTCTTGCTCCTGGCCAGCAGATTGGCGCAACTCTTCGGAGTGAGCCGATCGTGGTCACGGGTATTCCGGCAGCGGATGCCTCGGGCTCGGTGTACTTCGAGGTACCGATTCCGTCGGACTTCGCCCTCGGCGCGCACCGTTTGATCATCACGTCGCCCGGTTATGACGACCTGGTCATCGGGGTGTCGGTCGTGGCCCCGGGCGTGCTGGCAGTCACCGGTGCGCAGGTGCCGCTCGGCATTCTGTTGGCAGCCATCATGCTGCTCGTGATCGGCGGAATGATCGCCGTGACCCGCAGGCGTCGTATGGTCTAG
- a CDS encoding substrate-binding domain-containing protein: protein MTHIEVRNDAAANRVTIADVAALADVSVPTVSRVLTGAAKVSRVRRERVERAIAELSFRPSAAARALASRRPQVIAIIAGDTSQYGYAEAIRGVEESARASGYTVMITVVESNDDAVVEKAIAATLSQSLAGIIVLKFDPPGVAALAQMPHEVPIVALSGVRDTSVPQAVIDETRAAEELTNYLLDLGHATVHHVRVPASRREDGRTTGWRRALRTAGRDVPVILDATWDPHSGVAVGAGIAASRDVTAVFCGNDEIAMGVIRGITDAGLSVPEDISVVGFDDHPLAALWSPPLTTVDQDFARLGRRGFSLMLAEIAGEATRKYSSERPPVVVRQSAAAPSRTRGGA, encoded by the coding sequence ATGACGCACATCGAAGTTCGCAATGATGCCGCGGCGAATCGTGTCACCATTGCGGACGTCGCGGCCCTGGCCGATGTATCGGTGCCCACGGTTTCTCGGGTGCTGACGGGCGCCGCCAAAGTGAGCCGCGTGCGCCGGGAGCGCGTCGAGCGGGCCATCGCAGAACTGAGCTTTCGCCCATCGGCCGCAGCTCGCGCTCTCGCGTCGCGGCGGCCGCAGGTCATTGCGATTATCGCGGGGGACACCTCACAATATGGGTACGCTGAGGCGATTCGCGGAGTTGAAGAATCTGCCCGGGCAAGCGGCTACACCGTCATGATCACGGTGGTCGAGAGCAATGATGATGCAGTCGTTGAAAAAGCGATTGCTGCAACCCTCTCTCAGTCGCTTGCAGGGATCATCGTGCTGAAGTTCGACCCGCCCGGAGTTGCTGCCCTGGCACAAATGCCGCACGAGGTACCGATCGTCGCACTGTCGGGGGTGCGGGACACCTCGGTGCCACAGGCCGTTATCGATGAAACTCGCGCGGCAGAAGAACTCACCAACTACCTGCTCGATCTCGGGCACGCGACGGTGCACCATGTTCGGGTGCCGGCTTCACGTCGAGAAGACGGGCGAACGACCGGGTGGCGGCGTGCTCTGCGCACAGCGGGGCGTGATGTGCCGGTGATCCTCGACGCGACGTGGGACCCGCACAGCGGCGTGGCTGTCGGTGCGGGCATTGCGGCATCCCGCGATGTCACCGCGGTGTTCTGCGGTAACGACGAAATTGCGATGGGCGTCATCCGTGGTATCACCGACGCGGGACTTAGCGTTCCCGAAGACATCTCGGTTGTCGGATTCGACGACCATCCGTTAGCAGCGCTTTGGTCACCTCCGCTCACCACCGTCGATCAAGATTTCGCTCGACTCGGCCGCCGCGGCTTCAGTCTGATGCTCGCCGAGATTGCGGGTGAAGCGACACGTAAATATTCGTCGGAGCGACCGCCCGTTGTGGTGCGCCAGAGTGCCGCCGCGCCCAGCCGCACCCGAGGCGGCGCGTAG
- a CDS encoding carbohydrate ABC transporter permease encodes MSATMTLVTGKKSTSPQQHRHRAHWVQPVAAILSAVLLLGVPFYLVIVTAAKDQAEALNPNLALPSNFQLFDNFATVISDGKMAAAFGGSVLVMVPAVLGVLILGSMAAWVLGRRSSRPLAIVYAFAISGIVLPPAVVTVVLLLRQLGLAGTAIGMICVYMGMYLSTVIFFVTGFVRTIPVELEEAARMDGASPIRVFTRIILPLLMPVLATATILICLYIWNDVFYALFVVGGRLDTLPLNLYQVASSGLYLQNWHLIFSYIILMSLPLLIIFMIAQRKIISGITSGAVK; translated from the coding sequence GTGAGCGCCACCATGACCCTCGTGACCGGCAAGAAGTCGACGTCACCGCAGCAACACCGACACCGAGCGCACTGGGTTCAGCCAGTCGCGGCGATTCTCTCGGCCGTTCTGCTGTTGGGTGTTCCCTTTTATCTGGTGATTGTGACTGCCGCAAAAGACCAGGCTGAAGCACTCAATCCCAACCTCGCGCTGCCTTCGAACTTTCAGCTTTTCGACAATTTCGCCACGGTCATCAGCGACGGCAAGATGGCGGCAGCGTTCGGCGGCAGCGTGCTGGTGATGGTTCCCGCGGTCCTCGGAGTGCTCATCCTCGGGTCGATGGCAGCCTGGGTGCTCGGCCGCAGATCATCTCGACCCCTCGCCATCGTCTACGCGTTTGCAATCAGCGGGATCGTGTTGCCACCAGCGGTTGTTACCGTAGTGCTCCTCTTGCGCCAACTCGGGCTTGCCGGAACCGCAATCGGAATGATCTGCGTGTACATGGGCATGTATCTGTCGACCGTTATTTTCTTTGTCACTGGGTTTGTTCGAACAATTCCGGTAGAACTCGAAGAAGCTGCCCGTATGGATGGGGCATCGCCGATTCGCGTGTTCACCCGCATCATCCTGCCGCTGCTCATGCCGGTTCTTGCCACCGCGACGATATTGATCTGTCTCTATATCTGGAACGATGTTTTTTACGCACTGTTCGTCGTCGGAGGCCGCTTAGATACACTTCCCTTGAACCTGTACCAGGTCGCAAGTTCAGGACTGTACCTGCAAAACTGGCACTTGATCTTCTCGTACATCATTTTGATGAGCCTGCCGCTACTGATCATCTTCATGATCGCGCAGCGAAAGATCATCTCGGGAATCACCAGTGGAGCCGTGAAGTAA
- a CDS encoding carbohydrate ABC transporter permease, producing MTSTLGLSKGAARAQGIKEFSPTRRANQNHPLWFLLPAMAVLIVFFVIPTLFNFVYAFTNWSSFKSSIGFVGFANFEALFSDGTLVNALVVTLIYAVLVAIFQNVFGFTLALLLERDTRVNRAVRVAFFVPVIMSALAVGYIFQAMLKPDGALNAILGFFTGQPIEIAWLGSTTWTIVVVALIHSWKWMGLSMLIYLAGLKTISGDVLEAARIDGAGWWMTLRKIRFPLLAPAVTFNVATALLGSMNGFDIVQATTAGGPGGTTELLNIFIFRTFGQGLFAQATTMSLILFLVVGLLAFPVIRTLRKREDVL from the coding sequence ATGACTTCCACACTCGGACTATCCAAAGGTGCGGCGCGCGCTCAAGGAATCAAAGAGTTCTCTCCCACGCGCCGCGCGAATCAGAATCACCCCCTCTGGTTTCTGCTGCCAGCTATGGCGGTACTCATTGTCTTCTTCGTGATACCTACGCTCTTCAACTTCGTGTACGCATTCACGAACTGGTCGAGCTTCAAGTCTTCGATCGGCTTCGTCGGTTTCGCGAACTTCGAGGCGCTGTTCTCCGACGGCACTCTCGTCAACGCTCTCGTCGTCACGCTCATCTATGCCGTGCTTGTCGCCATTTTCCAAAATGTGTTCGGGTTCACTCTCGCTCTTCTCCTCGAGCGGGATACGCGAGTCAACCGTGCCGTGCGGGTCGCATTCTTCGTGCCGGTGATCATGTCGGCGCTCGCGGTCGGCTACATCTTCCAAGCGATGCTGAAGCCCGACGGTGCGCTCAACGCAATCCTCGGCTTCTTCACCGGCCAGCCCATCGAAATCGCATGGCTCGGCAGCACAACCTGGACAATCGTTGTTGTCGCTCTGATCCACTCGTGGAAGTGGATGGGGCTTTCGATGCTGATTTATCTCGCCGGGCTCAAAACGATCAGCGGCGATGTGCTCGAAGCAGCTCGCATTGACGGTGCCGGGTGGTGGATGACGCTGCGAAAGATCCGCTTCCCTTTGCTCGCGCCGGCTGTCACCTTCAACGTCGCTACTGCGCTCCTCGGCTCGATGAACGGCTTCGACATCGTGCAGGCCACCACTGCCGGTGGACCGGGCGGCACGACAGAACTGCTCAACATCTTCATTTTCCGGACCTTCGGACAGGGACTCTTTGCCCAGGCCACGACGATGAGCCTCATTCTCTTCCTCGTCGTTGGACTGCTCGCTTTCCCCGTTATTCGCACGCTGCGCAAGCGAGAGGACGTACTGTGA